One window of the Nicotiana tabacum cultivar K326 chromosome 4, ASM71507v2, whole genome shotgun sequence genome contains the following:
- the LOC107812015 gene encoding uncharacterized protein LOC107812015: MRPPSGEKETSAPVLKLTKDNKRKRASTSEDPESKTRTARKPRRKIIPLTEESVRRLRDRDEEEEEVDGSVLVARVKKNIDALMAAGSMMVYEAPPRTEGISKKDSGRIPKSLEIEDASHRSQQTVGISERDGPEALETEENDPSESLRAIIIGDSSTLPSFSKGAIREAQALGALEVDRSHEGEDPFRDLFTGVEDVAGPSDMSGLFCEVQQALNRVAAVHREACSQSGAELRRYEADLRQVTEERNALRLLFEQRKDEIKDL, encoded by the exons ATGAGGCCCCCGTCTGGTGAGAAAGAGACTTCGGCCCCAGTTTTGAAACTGACGAAGGacaataagagaaaaagggcctctacTTCTGAGGATCCAGAATCCAAGAcaaggacggctcgtaagccgaggagGAAAATTATCCCTCTCACCGAAGAATCCGTTCGACGTCTGAGGGATagagacgaagaagaagaagaagttgacgGGTCCGTACTGGTAGCCCGAGTGAAGAAAAACATCGATGCCCTAATGGCAGCTGGATCGATGATGGTTTATGaagctccgcctcgaactgaggggATATCGAAGAAAGATTCGGGTAGAATCCCCAAATCATTAGAGATCGAGGATGCTTCCCACCGAAGTCAACAAACGGTGGGTATATCTGAAAGGGACGGTCCTGAAGCTCTCGAAACTGAGGAGAACGACCCAAGCGAGTCGCTTAGGGCAATAATAATCGGAGACTCGTCCACTCTCCCTTCTTTTTCCaaaggggcgattcgggaagcccaagctttgggggccctcgaggTAGACCGGTCTCATGAAGGGGAGGACCCCTTCCGTGATTTGTTTACTGGTGTCGAGGATGTTGCTGGCCCTAGTGATATGTCAGGCCTTTTCTGTGAAGTGCAacaagctctgaatcgg gTCGCAGcggttcatcgagaagcatgttctcaaTCTGGAGCTGAGCTGCGTCGGTACGAGGCCGACCTTCGACAGGTCACGGAGGAGAGGAATGCCCTTAGACTCCTCTTCgaacaaaggaaagatgaaaTTAAGGACCTTTGA